In Polynucleobacter ibericus, a genomic segment contains:
- a CDS encoding BrnA antitoxin family protein yields MNKKIKRDQDDFEWTAAEIKSSKKINSLPKSLQEKLASRKSRGPQAKPTKVSMTIRLSRDVIESFKATGDGWQTKIDLALKQWLQEHTLV; encoded by the coding sequence ATGAACAAAAAAATAAAGCGTGATCAAGACGACTTCGAATGGACTGCTGCGGAGATAAAATCTTCCAAAAAGATTAATTCTCTTCCAAAATCGTTACAAGAAAAATTGGCATCCCGCAAATCAAGGGGACCCCAAGCCAAGCCAACAAAAGTTTCTATGACTATTCGCTTATCTAGAGATGTGATTGAGTCATTTAAAGCTACTGGTGATGGCTGGCAAACTAAAATTGATTTGGCACTTAAGCAATGGCTTCAAGAGCACACGCTTGTTTAA
- a CDS encoding C40 family peptidase translates to MSLKKALFSKVLGLSLGALISVSAYAADPAVEASAEAAVPKESMFQAGRSYIARVSDRLADTVTGKSEELINRAMEVIGVRYRWDTELPQSGLDGSSFVGYVFKDKLGFLLPRKSTQMSRVGKPITREELQPGDLVFFNTMRLTFSHVGIYVGDNKFIHSPSKGTNVRVDDLGSLYWDKRFDGARRLDGSDSLNDSERQELLNEVKNLKRKSRNL, encoded by the coding sequence ATGTCATTGAAAAAAGCACTGTTTTCAAAAGTACTGGGCCTGAGTTTGGGTGCTCTTATCTCTGTATCTGCCTATGCGGCCGATCCAGCGGTTGAGGCATCTGCGGAAGCTGCGGTTCCAAAAGAAAGCATGTTCCAAGCAGGGCGTTCATATATTGCCCGCGTATCAGATCGCTTGGCTGATACCGTCACTGGAAAATCAGAAGAGTTGATTAACCGCGCTATGGAAGTGATTGGTGTGCGTTACCGCTGGGATACAGAACTGCCGCAGTCCGGTTTGGATGGCAGCAGTTTTGTTGGTTATGTATTCAAAGATAAGCTTGGTTTTTTACTGCCGCGCAAGTCAACTCAAATGAGTCGTGTTGGTAAGCCGATTACCCGCGAAGAATTACAGCCGGGCGACCTCGTATTCTTTAACACCATGCGCCTCACTTTTTCTCATGTGGGAATCTATGTGGGCGATAACAAATTCATACATTCGCCATCTAAAGGTACGAATGTACGTGTGGATGATCTCGGCAGTCTTTACTGGGACAAACGTTTTGATGGTGCACGTCGCTTAGACGGTAGCGATAGTCTCAATGACTCCGAGCGTCAAGAGTTGCTAAATGAAGTAAAAAATCTTAAGCGTAAGTCACGCAATCTATAA
- a CDS encoding BrnT family toxin, translating into MEITYDQSKNLHNIRHRNLSFEEVREFDFETANFAIDKRKNYGEIRRCTLGYLGSRLHALVFTETIKGIPVISFRKANKREIESYEQKNKA; encoded by the coding sequence ATGGAGATTACCTATGACCAATCAAAAAACCTGCACAACATTCGACACCGTAATCTTTCATTTGAGGAAGTAAGGGAGTTCGACTTTGAAACAGCAAACTTCGCAATTGATAAAAGAAAAAACTACGGGGAAATTCGAAGATGCACCCTTGGATATTTAGGCAGCAGACTGCATGCGTTGGTGTTTACAGAAACGATAAAAGGAATTCCAGTGATTAGCTTTAGGAAAGCAAATAAACGAGAGATTGAAAGTTATGAACAAAAAAATAAAGCGTGA
- a CDS encoding patatin-like phospholipase family protein yields the protein MHKNSTKSPLLVPSTPDSMERRRLLSLGIGMGALIGGAGLSSCSLIGNKKPVVGLVLGAGAARGFAHVGVIKALEAQGIRPDIVVGSSAGSVIAALLASGATGNDLNRLALSLDEATIADWGLPFAGRFGGLIKGDALQNMVNREVQNKSIEQMRIPLGIVATELQSGKGVLFRTGNTGLAVRASCSVPGVFQPAVISGKEYVDGGLVAPVPVSYARQMGATLVIAVNISSEPVHQDASGTLGVLQQTISIMQRSINQYELKSADIVIQPQLKQMGGGDFKSRNAAILAGEAAAQEQMGLIKEKLKS from the coding sequence ATGCATAAGAATTCCACCAAATCCCCTTTGTTAGTGCCTAGTACCCCAGATTCCATGGAGCGCCGTAGACTTCTGAGTCTTGGCATTGGCATGGGAGCGCTTATCGGGGGTGCCGGCCTAAGCTCTTGCAGCCTCATAGGTAATAAAAAACCGGTAGTTGGCTTGGTTTTGGGAGCAGGCGCTGCAAGAGGTTTTGCCCATGTGGGAGTCATTAAGGCCTTAGAAGCTCAAGGTATCCGACCAGATATCGTCGTTGGAAGTAGTGCAGGCAGTGTCATTGCCGCCCTATTGGCCTCAGGAGCCACAGGCAATGACCTCAATCGCCTGGCTCTGAGTCTGGATGAAGCCACAATTGCTGACTGGGGTCTGCCCTTTGCGGGACGCTTTGGCGGCCTTATCAAAGGTGATGCCCTACAAAACATGGTCAACCGTGAAGTACAAAATAAATCTATTGAACAAATGCGTATTCCCTTGGGAATTGTTGCTACTGAATTGCAATCAGGCAAAGGTGTTCTGTTTAGGACTGGTAACACTGGCTTAGCGGTGCGCGCCTCTTGTAGCGTGCCAGGCGTATTTCAGCCGGCAGTCATCAGCGGTAAAGAATATGTAGATGGTGGATTAGTGGCACCAGTACCAGTCAGTTATGCCAGACAGATGGGCGCAACCTTAGTGATCGCAGTGAACATCTCTTCTGAACCAGTTCATCAAGATGCCAGCGGAACTCTCGGCGTGTTACAGCAGACCATCTCCATCATGCAGCGAAGCATCAATCAATATGAATTAAAGAGCGCCGATATTGTGATTCAGCCGCAACTTAAGCAAATGGGTGGTGGTGATTTCAAATCCAGAAATGCAGCCATCCTTGCTGGTGAAGCCGCAGCACAAGAGCAAATGGGATTAATTAAAGAAAAGCTCAAAAGCTAG